In the genome of Pseudanabaena mucicola str. Chao 1806, the window ACGGACTTTTACCGCAAGATTAAACAGATTGGCATAGGTCTTAGCAACTAATTGCAATGGTTCGTCTGAGAGAAGAGAGTGTCTTGCCCAGTCTGCAAAGCTGTTTTCGCTGACTTCATTGGCGATCGCGGCCGTGAGAGATTGAGCCACAGGATTAGTCTCTACTTCTTGTTGGTGAATCCAATTCAAGAGCCTAATTGCCATATCGAGATTATTAATACGGCTGCGATAGCGATCGTCTTTAGCTAAGTTGTGTTGCAATATCTGATTACGGTTAGCGATCAGTTCTTTTATTTGTGTCTCCAATCCACTCGTTAGAGGATTTTTGAGGATAGAGGTTAAGGTTTGGGCAAATGACTCAAGACGTTGATTAAAGCCTAGGGGTGAGATTTCGCTAAGATGAGCTAGATGGCTAGCGCCAATTTCTTGCAAAATCTCATCAGCACGATTCAAGATATTTTCTTTGAGTTGGATGTCAATTGGTAAACGGAGATTGATTAACTCTTGAGCCGCAGCTTGCCAAGTAATTCCTATGTTTGGTGTTAATATTTCTCCTTGAAAATAGCGCTCTTCGATTTTACCGATCGCCTTGTCTAGTTTTCCTGTTGCCTTGGGATGAAACAAAACACCAAACACTAAACCCAGAGCGACTAAATCATTACGCTCGGTTTGGCAAGCACATCTCAATATGTATTGAGCAACGTGACCAACAAGTTCTGTTATATAAATGATCGCCGCTTTTTGGAAAAAAGGAGCCGCATTTTTAAGCCTTGCAATATGATTACTGTCTATTGACCACTTTAAAAGATCGGGTAAATCGGGAGAGCGATCGACAATTCCCAAACCACGCTCTAGAAGGATAGTCCAAACTGTATCTGCATTAAGAAAGCCATTGCTAACTGGTGTATAGCCTTCGCTAGTATTCCAATCAATAAGATAATCGGCAATCCATAGTTCTTTACGCAAGCGAGGATCGATTAAATTTGCTTGAAATAGCGACTTGACAACTTCCCAAGGATCGATTGAGAAAAGCTTTCTCTTGGCTAAGCGCATCAGAATATCATCGTCTAGATCTGACTCTTTGAGGGTTGTGAGGATTACATGGATATCTGAGTTGTCGGTTTGACAGTCTGCATGGGCAGCTTGCATCACTAAACGCATCGCTAAGGGAGATTTGCAAACATGGATACAAAGGGTGATATCGCGATCGCTCTGCACTGTTTCGCCAGTCCATTGACCTGCAATGTGAATACCAATGAACTTGGGGTTTACATTTCCTTGGCGAATAGTCGCAACTTGCGCCTTAATCTGATTGATGCTAGGTACGACAACACTCACGATTCTGTATTTTCCTCAGTGATGACCCAATGTAAGCTAATGCAGACTTTTTGTCCGCCCTTTAGCTGTGATTTTAGATGATTAAGGAGTTGCTGTGCTGTAACTAAGTCTATATGGTCGTGGGTGGCTTGACTGATGATCGAGTTGACAGTTGGAGTCGTTGAAGCAGGTGTGATGATTAGACTAGAATTTGTGGCTGATGGTGGTGGATAAATTAATGGTTTTGAAGAATCAGTAGTAATTGGTGTAATTGGTGTGGTCTTGTTGGTTACAGGGGGAAACGGGTTAGATGTAGGCAATGGGGTGTTCTTGGGTTGCGTGGTAAGTATTCGCGTAGCCTTTGCTTCTGATTCTTTTAGGATAGGAGCTAGGGCGATCGCATGTTCATCACCACTGAGAGCATGGATAAGCTCGGCAAGTAAAGTATTAACTTCAATGGAGCGCTCATCGGTCAGTTTTTGCACAGCTTCAATAATTTCCCATTTAGTACTCTTTAGAATATGAGTCAGCGATTTAAGTTGTCGGAAACACTCTTTCATCGCAGTGTTTGAAGTAGCGATCGCAATATCTGCCAAAATATTGACGATATCCTCTGATTTGTTATTTTCTGATTTATTGGTATTGAGATTTGCTTGAATACGCTCGATCGCATTGACTGTAGCTGTTGCCGTTTGGAAGCGATCGCAATTTTTGTCAATGTTGAATCGCTCTAGAGTCTCGCTCAGTAGATTCAGATAATTTCTGGCATTAGCCAAATTTTCTCTAGCCATGTCTGAGATCTTGTCACTCAGTTCAGCGACGTTTTTGGCATTAAGTAACCTAGAAATAGAAATGTTAAAAATGCTATGAGCGCGATCTAATGCTGTTTGCCATAGCACTTCATCGGGGAGTTTTTGGGTGCGAAACTCGATGTCATCAGGTAAGGACTTGAGAGAAGTATCGATCGCTAGATTGCTGCGATAGGCAATACGATTGGTTTGGGCGGCAAAGGTGAGAATTACCAAGTTTTGGGCGATCGCAGGTAATCCCATTGATTTTGGCTCATCCAGCCAACGGCGTAACTGCCCGACAGATATCGCACCACCTACTTCCGCAATTTTGCGCGTGAAGTGTTGCTTCCAATGCTGTCCGATGACAAAGTGGGTCGCCTCTAGAGCCATTTCGCCTAGTAATAATGGATTAGCAATTTGACGCACCAGCAAACGGAGTTTGCGATCTTCGATCGCGATTCTGCCATCGGTTTGCTGGGTGGCATCCATCATCACCCGATAGACTTTTTCGAGATTAGTGCTTGCTTCAATTTCGGCTTCAAAGGCTGGAGCCGCAGGAAATTCGTACTCTAGGGCTTGTTCGAGTAGATTTGTGAGCGCATCGCGCAAGGATGAGGCGACAGGGGGACGTAATTCTAGTCCGCTATAGAGTGAGTGAAAACGTTCATTTAATTCTAGCGATCGCTCAGAATTAATGGAATTACTATCAGTAGTATCTAATCCATAGACCACTTCTAGATGATGCAAAACCCTTTGATGAAGGCTACTGCGTTGATTTTCTAAGATGGTCTTTGCGGATTGACGATCCTGCACCGAGAGATTGCTGGCAAACTGGGCAAAACGTTCACCAGTGCCTGCGAGGATATGGTCAAGAGTAACGAGCATACCCAGATCGGTAAGGGCCTCTTCACTGAGAAAAGCTGGAATCCATGCTAGGGTCTTGGCTCCATTGGAATGAGCGGCAATGAATCCTTGAATTTTACTGATATCGTCCCGTGGCGTATGGGTATCGACATCAAAGGGATAGTCGATGATTATTTTCCAGCGATCGCCTTCATTTTCTAGGGCAGTTAGGGGCATTTCTCTAATGTTCCGAAATAGGACATTGCAGGAACGCCTTGTATTTTTCCAGAGATGACTGAAACTCTGCTCTAGTTCTTCTTCTCCTTGGAGACCTAGTTGCTTGAATAATAGATCGCGGACTAGACGCATCCGATTACCGTGATTATCTTCGCGCTTACCTTGGGCGATGATGCTCTGGGTATCCACGCCCGAAAGCTGAATCGAAATAGTCGGATCATTGCCTTCCGTGAGTCGAATTTCGCCGACCGTCCCTGCCCATTGCCGACATCTTTGTAAGACAATCTGCCCTTCGCGTCCAGGGATTGGGGCTTTAATTGTGCCGTGATTGAGCGCTGCTAAACGTTCGGGGGTGAGACTGCGTAATACTTCGACTTCAGGGACAAGCGCTGATAGGAGCAAGGTTTTGATCAGGCGATCATCATTGAGAAAGGCAGTGCGTTTGGGATCTGTTGCTGCTAATAGCTCAACTTCTTCGCGGCGGAGTCCATGCTGTTTTTCAATCACTGGGAGCAGCTTTTGGTGATAGAGCCGCTTGGCTTTGTCAAAATGAATCGCGGTTTCAGGGCTGAAGGATTCGTCACCATGGGCGATCGCATCGAATAGGTCGCCCACGGGCAGAATATCGCCAATACTCAGATAATCGCGTCTGTCCACTAGCATTTGCACCATGATTTTGAGGGCGGTGCGTTCGCGTTGGAGGACGCTGGAGACGGCAATGAGGGCTTGAATTAAGGCGGGACTGAAGGGATAAACCTTTCGGAAGATGGCGCGATCGCCTTCACGGGTGAGCAGAATATTCATCACTGCTTCGCGCATGGTCAGGGATTTATCAATGGCAGCATCTAGTTCTATTTTTGCAGCAGGATTTTTGGGGCTGAGAATCCGTTTTTGAGCGATCGCTGGCAGGTTACGATCTTCGAGAACGATGCGATCGAATCTGCCTTCCCAATGTTTGAGGGCATCACTAAAGTTTAGCCGTTGAGACCCAGGGACGGCATTGCCGATCAGTTCGCTGAGGTCGCGCTGTCTTGCCACAAAGCTGACAATGGGAATCGGGCGATCGGGTGTTTGGGCTTCGACCAGTTTGGAGAGTTTTTGTCCTTCACGATGGATAAAACTGATGTCATTGGCGTGACTAGCTAACCAGAGGATTAATTCATCGAGAAAGAGAATTAGGGCATCATAGCGGAGGCTTTGGGCATGCTGGCTGATTACTGATAGTCCTTTATCAAGGGGAAGAAATGCTTCGCCTTTGGCTTGTTGGTCGTAGGAACCGAAGAAAGCTTTGATGAGATTGCCAATTAGGAGCGATCGCGTTTCTGATGCGGGTGGTGCGTTGATGGCAGACTCAAAGCGATCGCTGTCCCATCCTGCGGCAAGTTCTCCCCAGCCACTATTTGACGAATTAGCATTGTTTAGCGCCTCAAAAAAGGCGATATCTCCCATTTGGTTACGCAGATTAGCGGCATCTTGAAACATTCCTTCAGCAAGATATACCCCTGGAATCGGTGCTTCGGGATGGTTGCGGCGGATGAAATCGACATAGCCGCCAAGGATACAGGACTCCATATTGTCGGAGCCGATCGCATGGTATGGCACTAATAAAAACTTTTTGCCTGTGACCCATTCGTTGTTTTTGTCGATGACGGGGGCTAGTTCTTTGATGCTGCGGGCGGTGATGTTGCCTTGAAGGATCAGATAAAGAACTGCCATAAAGTGGCTTTTGCCACTACCAAAGCTGCCATGTAAATAAGTTGCTTTGCTAACGTTGCTCTGGAGTGTGCTGCGGATGAAGTTAAGGGCTTGGTCAAAGCATTTCTGTAATTCGGGCGTAACCACATAATCTCTCAGGATCCTATCGGCATCGATCGCCACTGATGACAGATTGAGTACAAAGTCACCTTTTTGGAGGCTT includes:
- the pglZ gene encoding BREX-2 system phosphatase PglZ — encoded protein: MSVVVPSINQIKAQVATIRQGNVNPKFIGIHIAGQWTGETVQSDRDITLCIHVCKSPLAMRLVMQAAHADCQTDNSDIHVILTTLKESDLDDDILMRLAKRKLFSIDPWEVVKSLFQANLIDPRLRKELWIADYLIDWNTSEGYTPVSNGFLNADTVWTILLERGLGIVDRSPDLPDLLKWSIDSNHIARLKNAAPFFQKAAIIYITELVGHVAQYILRCACQTERNDLVALGLVFGVLFHPKATGKLDKAIGKIEERYFQGEILTPNIGITWQAAAQELINLRLPIDIQLKENILNRADEILQEIGASHLAHLSEISPLGFNQRLESFAQTLTSILKNPLTSGLETQIKELIANRNQILQHNLAKDDRYRSRINNLDMAIRLLNWIHQQEVETNPVAQSLTAAIANEVSENSFADWARHSLLSDEPLQLVAKTYANLFNLAVKVREHQSKIFANLFASWTDLGSSHDQILVVENVLKDIVAPISSHTPVLLIVLDGMSMSVCHQLLESITRQGWSLLRKEDRDFPIMSALATVPSITEISRTSLLCGRLRSGNAKDESSEFKFHPDLNRSSKQQKKQHPLLFHKAQLQGSEDVTLSQDVRQALSSRDRLVVGVVVNAIDDHLTKGEQLYVDWTQQSIKVIPALLEEAKSADRIVILASDHGHIIEHGTSLISTTEGGERWQPDHGNLTDAECRLIGNRIVASGHKSIIAPWSEQIRYKPKKNGYHGGANPQEIVTPIAVLSSSKIIPSGWIESSNQFPTWWNIT